The region ACTCCACTATAATATCAACAAATGCCGTGTCTCAAATGCCGcgtaagaaaaacataaaaaagaaagttttatttagaagaGCGAAATACACATTTTATCTACTGTTTCTAAACTTcatctaaaaactttttctaatactCCATATCAATTGTGAACTCTTTACgtgtaaataaatgttaatacaTAAAACTCTTCAGCGATATGGTtggttaatatattttttgtacaaattaCCATTTTCTTAAACcacgcaacaaaaaattatgcacaatggtagttttaaacataaagttgaaaaaaaaacaaaatttttaaccgttaaacatttttaaaaagttaaaagaagtaAAACATGCATGAATGAAAAACAAAGCATGaataaagtaaaacaaataaaaaagctatcgaaagtttttctttttttggttctattttcttttttgctgGTAATTTTGTATCTCCTTCACCTTCTTTATAatccaaaaatatattttcgtCAAATACAAAAACGGACTTGGTCAACAGATATTAAACCGAACTTTAAAGATATCTCAccgttttatgaaaaaacaaattgtgaAAGCTTTGAGTATGATGTCTCCGAATGGacgctgaaatatttaaagcttaatgaAACGAAAGATTATGAGGATGGAAACGAGATCAACGAAAAcgagatcaaaagttttcaatgtaaaaataaattaaaagaactgTTAAATGGTATGTTgttattttctataattaatGATGACATTGGCAAATATCGCCTTTATGATGAATAAAATGTTCCATATATTTCTCACTTGTTTGAAACATAcgctttataaattttacaagacatttttaaaaccaaactttgatttaatttaaaataaaataaccaaactttgatttgattcaaaaactataaatcttATCTCGGCTTTTATACTTtcaggaaaaaaatgttaaagtatcTCAAAAACGTGGTTTCTTATTAAATCAAGGGTGTTGAttacaaaaatttgtaacaaGTTTCATCTTATACCCATATTTTGGTTTTTGGTCTTCCAACATTAGTCGAAAATTCGACACGTGgtactttaattgttttttttgttggacCATATCTTCAGAGAAACAAATACCCTGAAAAGTGATATTTACTTTTGCGGAAAGCGAATTGATGCATATTTGAATCACAaaaattatgtgtttttttgtgaaaattatgtttttttgttttgtttttaagaataaatcaaataagtaattttagtaAGTAGGGGAGAGCGGGCTTGGATGTCACAATTTTTGTAACATCTAACactattgcatatatatatatatatatatatatatatatatatatatatatatatatatatatatatatatatatatatatatatatatatgtatatatatatgtgtatatatgtatatatatatatatgtatatatatgtgaagCATTCACCTTCTGTAATGGTGTGGGGTTGTTTTTCTGCTCATGGCCTCGGAGATTTATACTTTTTGTCCAAAGGAGAAACTATGAATGCAAAAAAGTACCTCAACGTTTTGGATGAATCTCTAATCAATTTCATGATTATTCATCAGTGCACAATTTTTCAACATGATTCAGCACCATGCCACACTGCGAAGTCTGTGAAGCAGTGGCTTGGATCAAAAAACATACAGTTGCTTGATTTGCCTGGAAATTCTCCAGATCTCAACCCAATTGAAAATCTTTGGATGTTAATCAAGAAGCGTGTATCTGCTAAAAACGGCAGTTCATTAGATGGTTTAAAAAATGCTATTCGTTATGTATGGTGTACAGAAATTACATCAGGATTATGTGAAAATCTTGCCAAATTCATGCCCAAACGAATTAGGgctgtgttaaaaaaaaaagtatatcctATCAAATATTAATAGTACATCTGTTTAAAATGATTatacaatgtaataaaaataattgaacttgtttttgttgaaagtataatatttttggaAGTATTATTGTTTTTGGAAGTAATTATGAAAAGTAATTATGATGTTGCAAGACTTTTTGCATTTGTGtacacattgtaaacattgaTTTGTGTAAAATTATGCCTTGTTGCAAGACTTCTTGccagcactgtatatatatatatatatatatatatatatatatatatatatatatatatatatatatatatatatatatatatatatatatgtgtatatatatatatatatatatatatttatatttatatttaatatatatatatatatatatatttatatgaatatatatatatatatatatatatatatatatatatatatatatatatatatatatatatatatatatattacatatatgcagtgttaagtattttaaaaagtatttaaaatactatttataatactttcgtatttttatttttatttgaaatacttttattcattagtattttcaattttatttcaaatacctttcaaggctattttttactttgtttaaaacacaaaaatacaaaatacttttccACCAACAGCAAATTAATTCAAACTTGGTTTCCAAAAGTTCCTTGGCTGGATTGTGCTGTCCTGGACCACCCTTGGTAATGGTAtctattaatttgttatttaattactatGTTTACTATGtaacaaattaataatgaaatggtaattattaatttgttatttaattattagagGGAACCAACCTACCAAAAATCCCAAAATGGCGAAAGAGAAGGAAACGACTGAAATTGTAGAAAATGAAAATGCTGAGAGTGAACAAGCCGTCCTTGCTTTACTTGAtggaaaatttttcaaaattatatataaaagtaaaactacAGGGGATGTTAAAATTATTGCACAATGTATGTTATGTGTTGGCAAAAAAACTTACAGTGGTTCACTGAAAGCAACTTCAAATTTTACTCAACATCTTCAGGTATGTATATAACTACAAAAACACTATATTATATTGTGTAATTTATGTTTGCTATATAATAATCAGTAACCATTACTCATTAGTCATTAgatagaaaaattataatttaatttcaatataatattatgaGGCACGTGTACAGTTACTGAAAAAGAAAGAGACCAGACtaaatacaatttattgattaatgtggtatggtatatatataaatattaaataaaatcattcaaTTTAACAAGCAAAGCaaacaatgaataaaatatGTCATAAATCATTCTCATCTCAAAGTCATAGTAGTTACAGCCAGTCAATTTGTCaaagaaaaaacattgaaagtTAAACGAAATGGTTAAACCACGCACTAAACAGTAAAAACGATAAACACATAAAGCAACATAGACAAATACTAATGctataacataacataacacaATTAAATGCAATAATCTCGGTTGATTgactgttgttgttgtttttgcagAATGCTCATGGCAAAAAGCGAATCGATAAATACAAGCAGCATACGGTTTCAGTTGCAAAACAACGTAACCGCTCGGTAGCTGAGATGGAATCTGGAGTTGGAGGAGGACCTTCTGCCAAATCTGGTCCTGCTTCTAAGAAGTTGAAACAAATGCTCATTATGCCTCGAAATTAAACATCCATTTCAAAGGATGAAATTGACAAGCTTATTGCTGACTACGTTGTGCAGGAAATGCGCCCCTTGATCACAGTGGAAAAGCCGGCATTCAAAAATTTGATCCACGGACTCAATCGCAATTTCAGTATACCTTGTCGCAAAACATTAGGCAAGCGATTAAACGCCCGTTTACAAAAAATGCGTGATGATAAAAGAACAGTCTTCAGTAAAGTAccatttgtttgtaaaatagACCGAAAGAGCTACTTAGGAATGACAGTTCACTATATTGTTATTAGTACTGAATGCTCAGTATCACGGATATCTGTTGCTCTTTCCTGTCAAAGTTTTGTTGGGAGTCATACTTACGACTCAGTGGCTGCAATGATTTCAAAAATTCATAATGATTATGAGTTACACGTGGAAAAAATTACAGCAACCGTAACAGATAATGCCTTTAACTTCGGTAAAGCCTTCCGAGAATATTTTATAGACACTAGCAGTACTGCATCTGGTCCAGGGATCTCTGCAACTGCTGAAGAACAAGTTCAGGAAACAGGAGCTGTTGATGATGACGAAGCAGAAAACTCCAACAATGATGTTGAAATAGCTGCAGTCCTAAATTTACCAGTTAGCGAAGACACGGATGCTGATACTGAAGTTGTTCTGCCTCACCATGAAGCTTGCAAAAGTCACTTTCTCAGCCTCACATCAACTACTGATGCAGATAAAGATGTGATTTTGATGTTAATTTCAAACATCTTTATCGAGTTGCATTGGCCAAGTGTACCAGCATATGGAATTTGCTTCGTAGAAGTTCCAAGGCATCAgatgctgtaaaaaaaaatcatcgcAAGGGTAATACTGATACCTGTCCGTACACGATGAAACTCCCGGTATGATGCATTGAAATGCATTCTCCAGTTGCAAGATAAGCTTGACGAAATATGCGACATTTTGAAGTTGCCAAAGTTCAAAAAGCAGGAGTTGGAATGTCTAGAAGAGTACGTAATGATAATGGCTCCTATTGCTTTTGTTAGGCTTTAAGGTGACAATGTGTACTTTGGCAATGTATTTCCGACGCTGCACACCGTACAACAGAAATTGCAGGACCTGCAGCAGAAATCACTAAAGCATGTTAAGAAATTTGCAGATTCTATGCTTACAAGCTTGAAAACAAGATTTGAGGGTCATCTATCATTTTCTGAACATAATGCCGGCAGGATAATTGCAGTAGTATTGCATCCCTACTTCAAAATGAGATGGGTTCCGGATGATTAAAAAGATTTCTGTCATGATCTCTTCGTTCGTGCAGCTAAGTCTCAGCAACAACAGTTGTTGGACAGAGTTAATACTACTTTTGACCCCAACCCACTTCCAGGTACTCAATCAGCTGGTGGCAGTGGCATGAGTGATGATTTTTTCTCGTTTAGCGAAATTAACATTGCAGAACAAACAACAACTTAAGCGACTCTGGTACGGATTTTAAAATCTTGGCAAAATATGATGTTATAAAATACGTATTTGTGAGGTACAATACGACCTTACCTTCGTCCGCACCTGTTGAGCGGTTACTTAGCACCGCTGGACAAATTCAGACACCACGAAGGAACTGTCTTAGTGATGCAACATTCAAAAAACTGTTACTTTTAAAGGCCAATAAATGTTGATTTAAAGGTTAAATTATGTCAATAAAGTTGTGATGTACGATTTGAGTCGGTACGATTCCAGTATTTTGtactttgtaattaaaatagttttataaagaatttttatttgaaatactttccttgtattttatttttatttcaaatacttttaaaaagtattttgccCCGCACGGCATATATgttacatatattacatatatgtatatatatatatatatatatatatatatatatatatatatatatataaatatatatatatatatattcatatatattcaaATCAACCAGAAGCAGCAAATAGAAGGTCTATTTAGATACCAGCTATTTAGGTAgacataatgataaaaaatccACTTGTATCAGATCTCTAATCATGACCCAATCActccataaatttttaaaaactcaatatatatatacatatatatatatatatatatatatatatatatatatatatatatatatatatatatatatatatatatatatatatatatatatatatatatatatatatatatatatatatatatatatatatatatatatatatatatatatatatatatgtatatatgtatatcgagtttttaaaaatttatggagTGATTGGGTCATGATTAGAGATCTGATACAAGTggattttttatcattatgtcTACCTAAATAGCTGGTATCTAAATAGACCTTCTATTTGCTGCTTCTGGTtgatttgaatatatatatatatatatatatatatatatatatatatatatatatatatatatatatatatatatatatatatatatatatatacacatatgtaatatatgtaacATATATGCAGTGCGGggcaaaatactttttaaaagtatttgaaataaaaataaaatacaaggaaagtatttcaaataaaaattctttataaaactattttaattacaaagtaCAAAATACTGGAATCGTACCGACTCAAATCGTACATCACAACTTTATTGACATAATTTAACCTTTAAATCAACATTTATTGGCCTTTAAAAGTAACAGTTTTTTGAATGTTGCATCACTAAGACAGTTCCTTCGTGGTGTCTGAATTTGTCCAGCGGTGCTAAGTAACCGCTCAACAGGTGCGGACGAAGGTAAGGTCGTATTGTACCTCACAAATACGTATTTTATAACATCATTTGCACATCACCTCACAAATACGTATTTTATAACATCATTTGCTGCTTCTGGTTGATTTGAATAAGGTTGGAAGACATCTTTGATTGAATTGTTCTGTGAATAAGATTGATCTGAGAGATCATCTATATAGAATTTAATGGGTAAATACTTGTTGCATCAAAACCACTCAAAACTTTGTGGAACATACAGCCTGCGGAAATGTAATGTTTACGATTTCAGAATATCATACATTGTAACTGTTTTTCCAGAATTTATTGAAACAACCATAAAGTCATAGCggtgtttttaaagtttttgagtGGACCGAGTGCTGCAGCCTCTGTGTGCAATGTGATGAAAGGTCTCTCCACTAAGGTCAATTACTTTTCAGGGTCTCTCGACAATAGTTACCGCTGTTTTGTCCATGTTTTATTTATTCGTCCATGCCATTTGATGAGAATGAGCAGTTATGCAAACAGTGTTGCAAGTGttatgcaacattttttttttaaaaatttgacattttcCATATTGAAACTGGTTGCTCTGATAAACTAGTAGCTTCAGTTTACCTAttagaaaatttgaaatagCGCTTCATAAATGCAATCAACCAATTAGCTTGTTCTTTTACAACTTGAGATTTcgaaactttaaaattacttttaattgcaagcttttttacttttgtaagatttaaaccaaagtaaatttCTGCTGTTCGCAACAGATCGGTGACCAATTCTTTTTCAACTGTGTATGGCAACATCAGTCAattattaaatccatttttcatGCAGGTGAACTGAACATGCTGACTTTTGTGAATAGACCTTTTCTTGAACCATTCGATAGATTAGTAAGtctttttactataaattttactatatatatattcactttttttttgttgattttttttaattatttgaaattcttttaattgtataataatagtttttacatcaaaatgttttttttgtgcgTTAAACAAGCTTTGATACTATATTATAAATCTTCAGAGAGTAGAGTGACGGGGAAAGAATTGACGGCAAGGGCTTTGTCTCACACCCTCCCccgcatttttttaatttcaagggaaagtataaaatatgaaaaaaaaaaaattttggttctaTTTCAGACGAAGTAGTAGTACTGAAATTAATATGCTTTTGTAGATATGACCCTACAAAAAAACTTTGCGGTGTCGAATTTTTTACGCCAGTTTAAGAATTATATGCTAAAATGTAGGCATAATATAAAACTTGTATTAAGTATTTTGTAATCTACACCACGGTTTCTTCAGAAACCtcgtttttgagatatttcagCATTTTATTGCGAAGATATAAAAGCCCCGTAATACAGCAGAAAAAAAGTCCTATAAaatcagaaataataaatttaatctaaaattaacaaTCTTTATGACACATGTTTAATAACGTACTgagaaaattttatcaaaatctgaATTAGTCGCGTGGGGAACTCAAGACCACTTGGTAAGGAATGATCCAATTactataaaaagtttctttattacCCTCTGTAAACAAAACGAAAATGTATTTATGTGTCGCATTTTAAAAcaccatttgtttttttaaatattgttaacgCAATTTATAGgccatagtttattttttgcgCTAAAAGAAAATTCATCGGTTTCCGCTATTGCTAATATTAGGAATTATAACGGATAACATTATAATGGATAGTGTTTTTTGGATGTAACttttttggagatttttttctttgtttgcgatttttttttcttttttttttctcactttaGTGAGAGTtggtatctttttttaatattataaaactagAGACAGAAAACGTATATTTCTCATGAGTTAAGTTATCCTGACACGATCACGTGACCACACGACAAGTTTatgaattttacattttaagtattAAACAAGTTGCATAATACAGCAttaaataagtgttttaaaaccgagatattttaaaaagcaaaagtatttgtgttaaataaaaaaaagtttaccgaatttttcaaaaataaataaacagttaaGGGCATTAAAATGTTCTTACACGCTTAATTACTGAAACGTGTAGCACCCATATTCTTCATTTTGTGCTATTGTTTTGACATTGTGTATTCTTTTGATTGTCATATTAATACTTGTTTCAACCGTcatattagtaattattttgttttttcgagTTATATTTCTAATCATCAGTTTCTTATGTATctactttaaattttcatattttaaaaaactttcattctcgCCTCGTTTGATCTTGTTTCTATCCTCGTTTGACCACTCTTGTTTCTACcgtgtctttatttttttataactgctaCTGTTCATCTGggaa is a window of Hydra vulgaris chromosome 15, alternate assembly HydraT2T_AEP DNA encoding:
- the LOC136091594 gene encoding uncharacterized protein LOC136091594 isoform X2 translates to MAKEKETTEIVENENAESEQAVLALLDGKFFKIIYKSKTTGDVKIIAQCMLCVGKKTYSGSLKATSNFTQHLQNAHGKKRIDKYKQHTVSVAKQRNRSVAEMESGVGGGPSAKSGPASKKLKQMLIMPRN
- the LOC136091594 gene encoding uncharacterized protein LOC136091594 isoform X1 — its product is MRPLITVEKPAFKNLIHGLNRNFSIPCRKTLGKRLNARLQKMRDDKRTVFSKVPFVCKIDRKSYLGMTVHYIVISTECSVSRISVALSCQSFVGSHTYDSVAAMISKIHNDYELHVEKITATVTDNAFNFGKAFREYFIDTSSTASGPGISATAEEQVQETGAVDDDEAENSNNDVEIAAVLNLPVSEDTDADTEVVLPHHEACKSHFLSLTSTTDADKDVILMLISNIFIELHWPSVPAYGICFVEVPRHQML